Below is a genomic region from Triticum dicoccoides isolate Atlit2015 ecotype Zavitan chromosome 5A, WEW_v2.0, whole genome shotgun sequence.
CACAGTTGAAAAAGGGTGAGTTTGCTTCCTTATTTTCCAGCATCACTGTAAGTTGCGGTAAAAATAGATAATGAGTCGAAATAGCAGTCAGCGTATGTATGATATATGAGTTGGTGCCCGGTGCTGTATGTTCTGACTGTTCATGTGCAGCTTGCGATGTTGCAATAGAAGTTATGATGATTCCTACAACCAAAACTTGGCTTTGTGTTTACAGTGATAAAAATAGATAATGCTTTGCAACATATAAGCATGTTGGGGCAACTGGAATTCAGGAATTGTTTCGACTGTTAGGGCGACTGGAGTTTTCAATGTTAAGAATTGAATGTGTAGTTCAGAAAACCAAATGGTAGGATGGAGTCTAGGCATAACACCAAAAACATTATGTTGAATTCTGGTGCCGCGTTGTCAAACTAGCGCATGTATGCATGCCTGAATAACTTGATATCGTAGAATATTCTAAATGTGCCACAAAACTTGGATCTTTTGACAATGGTTCCTCTTCTTGTGAAACTTAATTCAAACAGAACCTGCATGTTATTGTTTAATCTCATAATGTTCTCATTCGTTGTCTGGTATATTTGCTTTGTTTATTGACCAGCACTGCAAGATTTTTCTGCTGATTTACTTCAAGTTGTGTTCTTCCAATGGTTGATTGTAAACTATCAGTATTTTGCACTTTTACTTCAGTTGTGTTGAGTCCTGTTAGTCATGTGGTATGCTGTGTTAACGTGCTTGTTACCCCTACTACGCCTATGTTAGAATGAACTTTATTGTTTATTTGTCATAGTCAGTTAACTTGGGTTTTCACTCTGTGTCCAGCTCTGAACGAAGCATTGCATGCTGAGGTCGAACGCCTAAATCTGGTTGTTGCCGAGGCCAGTAATCCTCATATGCCGAACAGTTCAGAGCAACGGATGAGCTCCCAGATGATTCAGCTTCACCAGCTGCAAATTCTGAGGCAACCATCACAGCTCCAGCAAGGTCAGCAACGCCAGCGGAACTTCTAGGATGCTTTCCCAAATGAGATCTTCCAAGGGAAATTTGATACGACAGATTCGGTTAAAAATACCATATGCTCTGGACAATACTTTACTTAGGTCGCGGGAAACAATCATAGGAAGAAAAAAAAAACATCTCTTGTTTTGTCGAAATTATTTTTGTTCAATCCTGGGAAAAACTCCGGTCGATTTTTGAACTGTATAAAGTGTCTGTCTGTCCCTGTAGCTGTGTGCTGGATTCATCGGATTATGGTACAATTCCTTGTGCCCCGACTTTGAACCGATAACTTGATGGAAATGTTTGGGGCAACTCCAGTGGCATGCTTTGTTGTTTGTACCTCATATCATTGTTTTCTCCATTTTGCGGTTTTGAGTGATGCACACTGGGTATTACTTGTATAAGCTTAGCTCCatttgttgtactccctccgtcccaaaattcttgtcttagatttatctagatacggatgtatctaacactaaaatgtgaaTAGATATATCCGtatgtagacaaatctaagacaagaattttgggacggagggagtatgatctaAGCTGCAAGATAACCTGACTGTTTCCCTCGTCGTCACAGCTTGGTGATAGTAGTTGTTTTGGGTTTATTTGTTCTTATTCCGAAGAAGAGCTCAGCTCCGGCTTCAGTTTCAGTGTTGCGATTTTTGCCGCCATTTGGAAGTTTGATTCAGGTTCTACAGTTGTAGATATTAAACTTGCACATATAATGCATTGCCAGTAACATTCATCAAAGTACTAGGTAATAAAGGTGTAAAAGGGAAAGCTCACAAGGATATCTGCCAATATATGCTTTTGAGCAGAATGAAAAAGGCTGGAAAAGGTTTGATGAGGAGTTCATGGTATTTAATCATTGGAGACCTTAAGGTGTAAGTAAACATTGAGCATGTAGAGGGACAAAGGACTACTGCCATCTTTTTGCCTTTAATTTTTTGATTTTAACAAGGGAAAGTTGAGTTGACATCTTTACCCTTTTGATCAAAGCTGCCTTTCATTTTCCTCCCCCTTTTCTTTTCAAAAGCCAGCCAGACAAAAACTTGGTTACATTAATCTCTGCACTTCAAATTAAACATATATAATGTGCAACCATGATCAAGCCACAAATCACACAAATTTTCTGGTTTTAACAAGAGAAAGTAGAGTTGACATGTTTGCCCTTTTGATCAAAGCTGCCTTCCATtttcctcccacccttttcttttcAAAAAGAGCCAGCCAGACAAAAACTTGCTAACTAATCTCTGCACTTGAAATTAAACATATAATGTGCAACCATGATCTATTGATCTTGccacaaatcacacaaagtaggTCCAAGAAAAACCCTGTGGTTGATCGATAAGCACAGATCATCAGACAGCCAGCCATCATCAACACCTAGACAAAGTAGCACAAGCACAACAAGGAGCCACCAAGACCAAGGAGAACGGCGGGAAGCTCAGCAGCCGGGGGCAGCCTCTGCCGGCGGTAGCACCACCTTGCACAGGTTGGCATGCAGCGCGAGGTTCTCGCGGCGGAGCGCGCCAGCCCTCTCCCGGAGCCTCTCGTTCTCCGCAAGGATGCGCCGGTTCTCCAGGTGGAGCCTCAGGTTCAGCATCGCCATCTCCGCCCCTCCAGCAGCCGCCCTCCTcagctccctcctcctcctcctgatcAGCCTTAACCTGAAAACATCAGGCGTAGCTGCATGTAAGCACACATGCACGCAGCATCATGCTCCATAAGCTCCATTGCTGCTGCTGCCACAGTTAATCTGGAACAGGAACAAGCTGAGATGTTAATTACCTCTTCCTCCTGAGAGTCACTGAGACATGTGGCTTCTTCTTCCCCTGCTGCCTGATGAACAGCACAGCAGGAGGTGAGGAGTTCCAGGATGCAGAGCTGCACATGTTGGTGAGGCTCCTAGAAATGACTTGTGAGGAGCTCAAGGTGTTTGAAGTGAGCCGTCTGTCGGCAACGGCAACACACGCCGCATATATAGGGTGGATTTGGCCTTGGCTTTCCTGGCTTTGGCGCCGTACGTACGTGAGCCTGCCGTGGTGAGCTTTAGGTGTTTTGTTTGGTGGTGCATGCACACACGTACTATATACCTTTGAGGTTTGACATGACACCATGCATGTGAAGGATAGGAGATATGGAGGCAGGCGTTCCTCTCCATCATGCCTAGCATGGACCATGTACATGCCAAGGGATCCATATCTTCCATGAACTAATCATTCGGCACACGGTCTCATCTCAAAAGTAAAGAAAAAAGGAGAGTGAATGGATAAAAATCGATGCAATTATTACATGGGTTTTGGATGCTATGGCACATTGCACACGAGACACCATGATCTACCTTTTGACATGGACGCCGAGGCTTGGAGGACAAAAGAAGAGAATCATTTCAGCAGGGAAGCCAAGCTCCAACCTCCAAGAAACCAATGCGCTTAGTTTCTACGCTCTTCTAATTAATCGTGCCAATCCGCTTCAAAAGTTGACTAAGAAAGAAAGGCATGTCACGCTCTGCATCGTGCGGAGTATCATTGAGGCTTGAGCGAAGGTGTTGGCGTGCGTGCATGATGAGGCTTGAGAGTTTTTCCTTGCCACTCCATCGAGGCAAGAGACACACCAAGTCAAAAGGCTTTCGAGCGAGTGTATCATTCTTCTTTGCTCCTGCGGTTTCTTCACTAAAATGATACGTTGACACGCCTTTTGTACTCTCCATGATGCGCTCCCCATCCTTCCATACATAGCACTTGCTTTTCGCGATGAATACTAGTGGTTATCCCTCTCTTGCAATTTGCAAACTCTTCTTTTCAATCAGTCACTACAAAGTTGGAATTGTGCACTGCTGAGCATGGAATTGCATGTACTTTAGTGAGATGTGAGTAGTTGTTTTGGTTTGCACGTTATGGATGCAGTAACTCAGAAATGAGGATGCAAAGGCTTAGAAATGCGACTGTGATATATTCTCCTTGAGCCTCGGATCTATTGGTGTCACCCTATTGGCTAGGCTCGCAAGGAGCGAGCTAGACCACCCGCGCTCGAGTCCGGAGTGGCGCATGGTGCTTAGAGACTTTCTTCCATAAAAATATGCCTCCAAAGGCTAGTTCTAGATGGTCTCAGATTTTTTTTAATGGCCACACGTTGATATGGATCTAAGGAACGCATAACTAGTCTAGTCAAGCCCGGTGAAGTGTTGGTGGTAACATATGATACACAATTAATGCATGGCGATACCGCGATAATAAAGAAAATAATAAGAGTAATTGATTGTATTGATCATATAATCTTCACCAATACAAAAGAGGAAGAAAAGATTGCGTAATTAATGCACCATCATAAGTAAGAAAATATGGAGGGTAATAAATGATATTAATTACGTAATATTTGGTCCatacaaaaaaggaagaaaagattgCGTAATTAATGCACTGTCATAAGTATGAAAATATGGAGGGCAATAGATGATATTAATTACATAATATTTGGTACATACAAATTAGGAAGGAAATATTTTGTAATTAATGCGTGATAATAACTAGGAAGAAAATCACCAAAGATCACAATGATATTGATTAGGTTGCAAAATGGCTGACTCCAATAACCATAGCCTCGTGGCTCCTCGCGCCGCGACTCCCGATGGCGTGTCCGGTCTAAGAGCATCACCAAGGGCAACGGACAAATTTGAGCCCCCGTATGTATATGGACATATCCGCGGACAGCAAGGGGTCGAGCCCTAGTTGTCCGCACCGACAACGGTGCTCCTCATTTCCCCTCCGCAAGTCTGTGCAACGTAGATCATTCGATTAAATACATTCTATATTCCATAGTTAACATATGACAAATTAAAACATAGGACATGACGACATAGTTTAGCATAGGACGGGAAACTACTACAAAAAGGAGCATTAGAGATGGTTTTGGTACATGGGCATGCGGTAGTTCCACATTTCGCGTCAAAGTCTGTGTTGCTAATACTCAGAAAATAGGAGGGGGTTTCAAAACTGCCTCGAATATGTTCGCCCGCGGGCAGTTCCTACAATATAACCGCATACAATGCTTTAAGGCCCTGAGATGGTTTCCAGTACATAACCATCTGGAATACTTTAACATTCGAAGCGGCTTCCTTTTTACAACTGCCTCCAATAAGGTTCCCCTACTAAGTCGTACCACAAAATTTTGAATCTCACATAAAAGATATATTCAACATAGGACGGGACACTACTACATAAAGGAGCATTAGATGTGGTTTCCTACAATATAACATCTTCCAATTATTTAAGACTATGAGGTGGTTTCCAGTACATAACCGCCCGGAATACATTATCATTTGAAGCGGCTTCCTTTTTACAACGGCCTCCCTTAAGGTTTCCCTACCAAGTTGTACCACTGAAATTCGAATTTCACATAGAAGACATATACATATATAGAGGTCTGCATGTTCTAATTCACCACACAAGTCAACTGCATCTCATAATACATTCAAATATGTTAAAGAGTTACACATACTTCACAATCTACATATGAAAGATGATCTAAAATCAAAAGATTTATCACATCTAACATAGGAAATGAAGATCTAAGATCCAAAGATTCATACACTACCCATCTCACCTGGGGAAAAAATAGAGGCACCACTATAGGAAGGAGATGACGAGAATGATCATTTCACTGCTCTCTATCCAAAATTCGATCAAAATGCCAGTGAAAATGTTCCTGACGAAACACGCCGACACTTACACCAATAGGTAGACTTGTAGCACCACTGGTGATCTTTGTTTGTGCAGTGTCACAAAAGTATTTCCTTCATGTTAACCATTATTGCTAGTGCAATAGCTCGTGTCTGGACATACGCAGCCAATAGGTGGTGCAATTTATTTTGTATAGCACACAATTAGCATCCCAGTCATTTTGTGCAGTGCAACTAAAAATTACTTACATATGAAAAACATGATTAACTTGTTAGAAATCAAATGCAAACAAATTTAATTAGTAATATTTATTCATCAATTGATATTAACAAATAAGTAATTGTTCAACCTAAACTACGATGACTAGTATGGTGACGAAGTCATTTGTACTTACTCCAATCCAGTTAGTTCTTTGTGCAGTGCAACTAAAGGATATGCACCCCTAGAGAGTGGTTTTCCTACACCCCAGCTCGGTGCACCCTGGCAAGAAAACATAGcaaaatatttaaaaaaaattgaaactttgTGCGGATGATTATAAACAAATGTTATAGATGCTTGAAAAGTTTGGTGCTCAAATGATTTCTGAGGAGCTTTGTACAAAAAAAGGTACTCAAAATTAGTCAAAATGTACGTGCACTGTTTGAGCGGAATTTGTAGTTTTGTCTTTTTGTTCAGAGCTCCTCGGATCTCATTTGACCACCAAACTTTGCAAGTATCTATAACATTTGTTCATAATCATCCccacaaagtttcagatttttttttaaTGTTTCGCTATGTTTTCTTGACGGGGTCTAGCGGGTGTGTACCGGCTCAGCCACTACTTTCCCTACACCCCTGTGATTTACACAAATTTGAAGATAATATGACATTTATTTATTTAGTGTGCTTTGTCGAGAAGTTTATACACGACTTGGGTGGTGGTGTGATGAGGGCAAACAACACTCTCAAAATTCTTCtagatcatgttcaccatttcTCAAGTAGAGACATGGTACAAAGCAGAGGCCATGTCATAACATCTTTAAGTGTCCTCCCATCTTCTCGTGGAAAAGAAATAAAATTGCTAACACTCTCAGCATCTTGATGACCTTCAAGACACACAAGGTTAGTGTTGCACTAGTGTAAGTAGTCTAGTATAGTATTGTTCCCAGCAAAGAGCAGGAGGAGAGTGTTAATGCGAGTTTTCTGTCGCACATAAGTTGTCACCAGACTTGTACGAATCAACTGTTTTGGTATCTGCAAGGATTATGATGCTGGCAGAAAGCAAGCAATTAACGGGCAACGTAAAATTTCAAGAGTAGCAAATAAAGAACATAAAATAACCAACTGAAAATAATGGTTGCTGCAATGGAAAGAGTAGGCGCGGAGAGATTCAGGTCAAGGCGGATGTAAAATGTGCCATTGTAGAGGCAACGCATAGCCACCTATTCATGTGATTATACCAGTTGTATTCGACGGACGGTAGATGAGTCACTCTTGAATAGTCAAACTCCTCCTGTCGGGATTATTTCTATCTATTGTCCTATCGTCCCGTGACCATATGCATGGCCGGCTAGGCTATTAAGACCATTAAACCGTACCAACAATTTATGTGCCTTGCCTTCCCATTATTCTTGCATTGTCTTCGCTCCTCCTAAATTGGAAAACAAGGCATTATGCTCTTCACAGGTAATCAACCTCACAATTAATCATAGAGGTAGTTTCACAAATAACGACATATAGATTAGGCACAAATGGATCTTACCAATCCCCTACATCTCGCACGTCTATGGAGGATTACTCGCACATGAGAGAAGAAGAATAATCAATCACAGAGATTATGCAAAGGAGATTCATTTCAATAATATTGTAGTTCGTCACAATAAGATGAATGATTAAACCAATCGCAACCAACCCTGGGCATACAAATCGGaatgttcctctctctctctctctctctctattaatGAATGGGGGGACTGTGAGACCGGGGAATCCAGAACGGATCTAAGTGAAGTTCTTCTCCTCTGGATCTCTTCTCCTCTGTTCTGGTGTGATTTGGCGGCGTTATGTTCCTCTTCTCCTTGGGTTTTCAATATAAAAGTGTCTCATATAGATGAGAGGTGGGCGGTGGCGGCTGGTACGACCGTGGTATGAACGGCAAGCTCGTACCACATGTAGTCTTTGCTTCTGGATGGGCCAAATGGGTTTCTTCTCAACATGGAAGTTGTCCACTTCGTCCTCAATTATACTGATATGGCATTGGTTCcttccaaaaattaaaaaaaaacttcaCAACAAGCAAGGCAACGAGGTTTTTTTGGTTTTTGAAAGATTATTGTTAGTGAACTAGAacaatgtccgtgcgttgcaacggaatatAAACATTCCAGTACAttagcttgtgatttacctgtCAATAATAATACGATTgcgtaaataaatgttcatcaaattctgacCGTGAATTACATTATATTTTTATTAGAAGTATGGTAAGTAAATTAAAATGTAATTggttcagaaggtaagtaaattaaagtgattgattatcatatactCCTGCatggaaggttggacgaaggggtggTGAGAAAAAAGGTGAAATAGGaaccttacgttctttttaagtTGAAGAGAAAAGGTGAAAACCAGCAAGAATCTTGCATGAAACCAAACAAAATACACATGAAAAGGTGTCATAATTTGGAGCCATCACAGCTCCAAGAAGCAAGAGGTGGGGCAAAGCCGGCATGCTATGTTGGTTTCGTCGATGGTTGTGATCCAACAAAATCTTTCTCATGAGACCTCCCATCCATAGCCGAATTTTTCTTTGTGTGGTGCAACTAAAATGGTTATATTTTTCAAGTGAACACTTTTATCTAGTTTTCATCAACTAGGGTAATTAATTTAGAGGTATATATAATATACAAACCTCAGATAACATAATGAACCTTAATTTTGACAGAAAAGGCATAACTTCTTTGGCTAGCATGAGGTGAAGAATGTTAGTTATTCTTGAACACATACCTGCCAAAGTTAGCCATTCCTTTGATATTTCTAAAGGTTATGAGTTCCATCGTCATCTATAAAGTAGTGCTACATATTTCTCTTCTTCATCGGCACAACGTAGATTGACAATTATTACTCCATTCACTAAACTTTCGTTAACACTGATACGTCATGCGTCGGCATTCAACATACTCCACTTGCAAGCATGAAGAGAAACTAAGAATATCCCTTAGAATGATAGGAGACTGGTGGTTTCAATACAGACTGCCAATTCAATGTCCAGCCAAACAGGTGAATTGAACGTTTATCAATACGAAATCCAATTCAAATGCCCCAGTTGAGACATCTAAAAACGATTCCATGCTCTAAGACAGGTGTGGGAGCTGGCCAGAATGCCAATGCTTCACACATCGGCACCGCGAAGGTGTATCTACGACGATTATTTCCTCTCGAAAGAAATTGGTAGGCTCACAAAATAGAGAGCATTATCCTTTGTCTATTCTGTATTTTAATCATTGTCTACACCGTATTTATGTGCTATACAGTAGTTCTTTCTTGCTCACACAAGCCATTAGACCTGTTGGACTTTCTAATTTGGCCTTCGTATGTACTGTATTTATGTACCACGAAGGTGTGCGTGCCTGCGTACGTTTATAGGGatgagtgtgtgtgtgtatatatatatatatatatatatatatatatatataagcgtcTGCGTCTGTACTATGTGTTTGAAAaggaaattttcatgttacaaaataAAGATTAAATTTACCGTCCCGCACGCCATTTTGCCTTGGACACCGTGAGCTTGGAGGACAAAAGAAGGGAATCATTTCAGCAGGATAATGACAAAGCTACAAGAGGCCGGTTGGTTGAATTCTCATGCCGCCTCTAATTAATCGTCGTGGCGCTAGGCTTCTTCAACAGTTGACTAAGAAGGCATCACGCCCTTACATCAAAAGCAGATGGCTGCTAACTGTTGTGCGGAGTATCATTGATCCTTGAGCGAACGTTTCTGCACGCACGAGGCTTGAGCGTTTTTTCCTGGCACTCGATGGATGGATGTATACCAAGTCAAAAAGGCTTTCGAGCGTATCATCTTTTTCCTGCTCGTGCAGTTTCTGGGCTAAAATGATACCCTTTGCGCGCCTTTTCTGCTCTCCATGATGCGCTGCACTCCCCTTCCCCCCCTCCGTGTCCTTCCGGAAATAGCACCCGTTTCACTGCCACCCAAGGACCTTGCACTTTATTAGCAGCCCTCCATCGCCATTACGGACCATCATGGATGGAGGAGAGAATCTTTCTTTCGAGAGAGAAAGCCAAGGAAAAACGCTTTGCTTTGCCAAAAGATGCACTCATGGCTCACACagagcaaccaggggcatgaatttgTTTGTGGACTTTGAATTGTCTTAAGATAGTGATGCATGTGTGTGGTTATCGGATAGATCCGGTACCACTTCCGTTGAATTTTTGTATTTGGCTCTGAAAACAGCCCAAGTTATACGCCCTTATAAGAACCTTTGTTTTATTAAAGTCCAGTTCGAAATCCAGAAACTCACAGCGGCATGCACATGCCCACCCGTGCCTGCTGTCTGATTAGCCTCACGATCCACAAAGTTGTTGGATCCCGCACGAGGGCAACAAGTTTTAAGTTTTAGTTTCTGAACTTACAAGTTTGCTGGACGCGGGTTCTAAAATTTACGATTTTGTCGGTTGCTCGTACCAAGTTAGAGAAGTTAAAACTTAAGGAAGTTTAAAAAACTGGCTAAAACATATTCAAAATGGATCTCATTTGAAAACCCACGTCACCAGAAACACGGATATGCAAACGAATTGGGACTTTTGGTTCAAAAGGTATGAAAGGTTTTGAATCGAAAGCCAAAAGAAAATGGGGCTGCGTGCCCCTGCCCCCGCGTGCTATGAATCCCCTCCCATTCAATTCAAGGTTTTTGGCCGTTGGTTGTTAGGAAAAAGCATTCTCCTTTGCTGAAATAGGTTGGAGGGAGAGTAGCAAGTGTGTGTTTTATAATGAGAAAGAGAgtattattttatattttatttgaaggagaggcaaaagctttgccccaTTCATCAACTAAGAAGAAGGTGTTAGAGAGTTATCGCTCGATGAGCGTATCAGAAAGGGGATCTACAAGACAATTCGCGCCATTATGGTATCCAAATGCTTAGCCAAGGCGGTGGTC
It encodes:
- the LOC119302507 gene encoding protein LITTLE ZIPPER 1-like, which translates into the protein MCSSASWNSSPPAVLFIRQQGKKKPHVSVTLRRKRLRLIRRRRRELRRAAAGGAEMAMLNLRLHLENRRILAENERLRERAGALRRENLALHANLCKVVLPPAEAAPGC